The DNA region GGGTCTGCCCGCGGGCGTGGCCATCGTCTGCCTCGGCATCATGCTCGACCGGATCTCCCAGCCCGCCGGAGCGCGCCCCCGTGAGTAGGCGCCCACAGAACGCACCCCCCACCCCCGACGGAATCCCCGTACCCGAGAAGAGAAAACAGGTCACAGACATGCAGAAGAAGCAGATACGCACCACACTCGTCGCCGGTATCGGAATCCTCGGCGCCCTCTCCCTCAGCGCGTGCGGCGCCGCCGACACCAGCAGCAGCGGAGGCAAGGACGACAAAGTCGTGCTCGCTGAACCTTCCTGGGTAGGCGCGCAGGCCAACGCCGCCGTCGTGAAGAAGCTCATGGAGGACGAACTCGACGTCAAGGTCGAGGCCAAGCAGATGGACGAGCCGGTCGCCTTCGACGCGCTCGACAGCGGCAAGGCCGACGCCATCCTCGAGGACTGGCACGGCGTACCGAAGAAGCAGAAGAAGTACGTCGACGAGAAGAAGACCGTCGTCTCCGGCGGCGACCTCGGAGTCGTCGGTCACATCGGCTGGTTCGTGCCGAAGTACTACGCGGACAAGCACCCCGACATCAAGAACTGGAAGAACCTCAACAAGTACGCGAAGGACTTCCGCACGTCGGAGAGCGGCGACAAGGGCCACTTCATCGGTGCCGCCCCGTCGTACTCGCAGCACGACAAGGAACTGATCAAGAACCTCAAGCTGGACTACAAGCACATCCCCAGCGGTGCCGAGGCGGCGCAGCTCAAGGAGATCCAGCGGCTCTACAACGCCAAGAAGCCGTTCCTCACCTACTGGTGGGAGCCGCAGTGGATGAACAACAAGATCGACATGACCGAGATCGAGCTGCCGAAGTACACGCCGGGCTGTGAGGAGCCGCCGGCGAAGGCCAAGTGCGGCTACGAGACGAACCAGTTGGAGAAGTTCCTCAACGCCGACTTCGCCAAGGGCAACAGCGACGCCGCGAAGTTCATCAAGAACTTCAAGTGGACCACCAAGGACCAGAACGAGGTCGCGGGCAACATCGCCGGCAAGAAGATGAAGCCGGAGGACGCGGCCGAGAAGTGGATCAAGGCGAACAAGTCCACGTGGGAGAAGTGGCTGCCGAAGAAGTGACGCCGCCGCGCCTCGGCTGAGGCGCTCGCCCACTCACGCCGACGGGCCGGGACACCGCTGAGGATGTCCCGGCCCGTCGGCGGTCGGTGCCCCTTCGTCTCACGCCTGCTTCGACGCCAGCCGTACGACCGTGACGTCGGGGTCCGCTCCGACCCGTACCGGAGGGCCCCACGCGCCCGCGCCCCGCGTCACATAGAGCTGGGTGTCGCCGAAGCGGTCGAGTCCGGCGACCGTCGGATTGGCGAGGGCGACGACCGCGTGGAAGGGGAAGATCTGGCCGCCGTGCGTGTGGCCGGAGAGCTGGAGGTCCACTCCGTGCCTGACCGACTCGTGGATCTGTACGGGCTGGTGCGCGAGGAGCACCGATGCGCGGGCGGGGTCGCGGTCGCCCAGTGCCTTCCCGAAGTCCGGGCCCTCGCCGCTGTCCTCGCCGCGTACGTCGTTGACGCCTGCCAGGTCGAAGCCGGGCAGTTCGACGCGTGCGTTCTGAAGCGGGTGCACATCGAGTTCCGGCAGGTACCCGACCCACTCGGCGGCGTCGCCGAAGTACTCGTGATTGCCGGTCACGAAGAACGAACCGTGCCGCGAACGCAGTCGGCGCAGCGGCTCTGCCGCCGGGCCCAGGTCCTCCACG from Streptomyces marispadix includes:
- a CDS encoding ABC transporter substrate-binding protein, coding for MQKKQIRTTLVAGIGILGALSLSACGAADTSSSGGKDDKVVLAEPSWVGAQANAAVVKKLMEDELDVKVEAKQMDEPVAFDALDSGKADAILEDWHGVPKKQKKYVDEKKTVVSGGDLGVVGHIGWFVPKYYADKHPDIKNWKNLNKYAKDFRTSESGDKGHFIGAAPSYSQHDKELIKNLKLDYKHIPSGAEAAQLKEIQRLYNAKKPFLTYWWEPQWMNNKIDMTEIELPKYTPGCEEPPAKAKCGYETNQLEKFLNADFAKGNSDAAKFIKNFKWTTKDQNEVAGNIAGKKMKPEDAAEKWIKANKSTWEKWLPKK